In one window of Candidatus Zixiibacteriota bacterium DNA:
- a CDS encoding NAD+ synthase: MELNIDSEKAKKHLIEFINAELDKAGFSKLVLGISGGIDSAVVAYLSVESIGADNVTGVILPYAASDPDNIKDAEAIIKTLGINRRYVDITPMVDAYFDKFPTDDNNRRGNKMARERMSVLFDISAELEALVIGTSNKSEIMVGYGTLYGDLACAFNPLGNFYKTQIRQLAGCLGIAENIINKPPSADLWQGQTDEGELGITYEKLDRFLYYYIDKNYSEQQLLQQDFTANVINLIKTKITRNEFKRRLPKIAPFTG, from the coding sequence ATGGAGTTAAATATCGATTCTGAAAAAGCTAAGAAACATCTTATCGAATTTATAAATGCTGAACTCGATAAGGCCGGATTTTCAAAGCTTGTTCTGGGAATATCAGGAGGAATAGATTCTGCGGTTGTCGCTTATCTATCGGTTGAATCGATTGGTGCCGATAATGTTACCGGCGTTATCCTGCCCTATGCGGCATCCGATCCGGATAATATTAAAGATGCCGAGGCTATCATCAAGACACTTGGTATAAACCGCCGTTATGTGGATATTACTCCAATGGTTGACGCTTATTTCGATAAGTTTCCTACTGATGATAATAACCGCCGCGGCAACAAGATGGCCAGAGAACGAATGAGCGTGCTGTTCGATATTTCAGCCGAACTTGAGGCGCTGGTGATAGGCACCTCGAATAAATCTGAAATCATGGTCGGCTATGGCACCCTATATGGTGATCTTGCCTGCGCTTTTAATCCGCTTGGCAATTTTTATAAGACCCAGATTCGTCAGCTTGCCGGCTGTCTTGGCATAGCTGAAAATATTATCAATAAACCGCCATCAGCGGATCTCTGGCAGGGACAGACCGATGAGGGCGAACTCGGCATCACCTATGAAAAACTCGATAGATTTCTGTATTATTATATTGATAAAAACTACAGCGAGCAGCAGCTTCTACAGCAAGATTTCACTGCTAATGTGATTAATCTGATTAAAACAAAGATTACCCGGAATGAATTTAAAAGACGGCTCCCGAAAATTGCGCCCTTTACCGGCTGA
- a CDS encoding DNA-3-methyladenine glycosylase I, whose product MKNLCEWCLGNELMKEYHNTEWGTPVHDDSKLFEFLVLDAFQAGLSWLTILKKRENFRKAFDNFDYNKIAKYDEKKYDKLMNDAGIIRNKLKIKAAITNAMMFIDIQKEFGSFDKYIWQFVDSKTIHNRWKTMKEIPAKTAVSDLMSGDLKKRGFKFVGSTICYAFMQAAGLVNDHVVGCYRYKEVKKLK is encoded by the coding sequence ATGAAAAATCTTTGCGAGTGGTGCCTTGGCAATGAGCTTATGAAAGAGTACCATAACACCGAATGGGGTACGCCGGTTCATGATGATAGTAAGCTATTCGAGTTTCTTGTTTTAGATGCATTTCAGGCTGGTTTGAGTTGGCTGACAATTCTTAAGAAAAGAGAAAATTTCAGAAAAGCTTTTGATAACTTTGATTATAATAAAATAGCTAAATATGATGAGAAGAAATACGATAAACTTATGAATGATGCCGGTATTATTCGCAACAAACTTAAAATCAAAGCTGCTATTACTAATGCTATGATGTTTATCGATATCCAAAAAGAGTTCGGCAGTTTTGATAAATATATCTGGCAGTTTGTTGATAGTAAAACCATTCATAATAGATGGAAGACCATGAAGGAAATACCGGCGAAAACGGCCGTATCCGATTTGATGAGTGGGGATTTAAAAAAACGGGGCTTTAAATTTGTCGGTTCGACTATATGTTACGCTTTCATGCAGGCAGCCGGACTGGTTAATGACCATGTGGTGGGTTGTTATCGTTATAAAGAAGTCAAGAAGCTTAAGTAG
- the gyrA gene encoding DNA gyrase subunit A, giving the protein MPLGSEKILPVFIEEEMKNSYIDYSMSVITNRALPDVRDGLKPSNRRILVAMNDLNLSSGRPHRKCAKIAGDTSGNYHPHGEQVVYPTLVRMAQDFNMRYMLVDGQGNFGSIDGDSPAAMRYTEARMTSVSMEMLEDIKKDTVDFIPNYDDTRKEPKVLPGKFPNLICNGATGIAVGMATNIPPHNLNEAIEALTCLIDNPETSIDDLMQYIKGPDLPTGGIIFGLDDMRKGYHTGHGRFYIRAKANAETSKTGKESIIVSEIPYQVNKSNLLEKIAELVRDKRITGISDLRDESDRDGMRIVIELKRDAVTEVVLNQLFKMTQMQTSFGMNMLALVDGVPQVLNLKDMLQKFIDHRHEVVIRRTQFELDEAEKRAHILEGYKIALDNIDAVIELIKKSKSPAHAKEGLMKKFKLSEIQSQAILEMRLQRLTGLERQKIEDEYRSVIKRIAELKGILESKAKRMYIIKTELQELREKYGDERRTEILERDITEDFSIEDLIAEEDMVVTISHAGYIKRISISSYRKQSRGTRGKIGMETKEEDFVEHMFVASTHQYILFFTEHGKCYWLKVHEVPQGGRLAKGKPIVNMIGIHKKDSIAAFVPVRNFDDPGCIVMASKKGQIKKTELHAFSNPRRDGIIAMNIPSDDQVVEVGFTDGSCDIILATRQGQAIRFPESKVRSMGRTAYGVRGINLAKEDYVIGMVVVKREGTLLTVTENGCGKRSNIADYRVTNRGGKGIINIKASKRNGLVVAIKEVVGDDELLLITLKGIINRISVSQIRSIGRNTQGVRLIGLDPGDRLIDVARVANGNDNGNDNGKNDENSQ; this is encoded by the coding sequence ATGCCGTTAGGCTCTGAAAAAATACTGCCGGTTTTCATCGAAGAGGAGATGAAAAACTCATATATCGACTACTCAATGTCGGTAATCACTAACCGGGCGCTGCCGGATGTCCGGGATGGCCTGAAGCCATCCAACCGCCGCATCTTAGTTGCCATGAACGACCTTAATTTATCGTCCGGACGACCGCACCGTAAGTGCGCCAAAATCGCCGGTGATACCTCCGGTAATTATCATCCGCATGGCGAACAGGTCGTTTATCCTACGCTTGTCAGGATGGCGCAGGATTTCAATATGCGCTATATGCTGGTTGATGGGCAGGGCAATTTCGGCTCTATTGATGGCGATTCCCCTGCCGCAATGAGATATACCGAGGCAAGAATGACCTCAGTGTCGATGGAGATGCTTGAGGATATCAAGAAAGATACCGTCGATTTTATTCCCAACTATGACGACACTCGCAAGGAACCGAAAGTTCTGCCCGGAAAATTCCCCAACCTGATATGCAATGGAGCAACCGGCATCGCAGTTGGTATGGCTACGAATATTCCGCCTCATAACCTCAATGAAGCAATTGAGGCGCTTACATGTCTTATTGATAATCCGGAGACATCTATTGATGATTTGATGCAGTATATAAAAGGACCCGATTTGCCAACAGGCGGCATCATTTTCGGTCTTGATGACATGCGTAAGGGTTATCATACCGGTCATGGACGGTTTTATATAAGAGCTAAAGCCAACGCCGAGACCAGCAAGACGGGCAAAGAAAGTATAATTGTTTCGGAAATACCATATCAGGTTAATAAATCAAACCTATTGGAGAAGATTGCCGAATTAGTGCGCGATAAACGCATCACGGGAATCTCCGACCTTCGTGATGAATCCGACCGCGATGGCATGCGAATAGTGATTGAGCTTAAACGAGATGCCGTTACAGAAGTTGTCTTGAATCAGCTTTTTAAGATGACCCAGATGCAGACCTCCTTTGGCATGAATATGCTGGCATTGGTTGATGGCGTACCGCAGGTTTTAAATCTCAAAGATATGCTTCAGAAATTCATCGACCACCGTCATGAGGTAGTTATTCGCCGTACGCAATTTGAACTTGACGAAGCTGAAAAGCGCGCTCATATACTTGAAGGATACAAAATTGCCTTAGATAATATTGATGCCGTAATAGAGCTGATAAAGAAATCAAAATCTCCGGCTCATGCCAAAGAGGGCTTGATGAAAAAATTCAAGCTGTCGGAAATCCAATCTCAGGCTATACTGGAAATGCGTCTGCAAAGGCTAACCGGTCTTGAACGTCAGAAAATAGAAGATGAATATCGGTCTGTTATCAAACGAATTGCCGAGCTTAAAGGTATCCTCGAAAGCAAAGCTAAAAGAATGTATATTATTAAGACCGAACTTCAAGAGCTAAGAGAGAAGTATGGAGACGAACGCCGAACAGAAATCCTTGAACGGGACATTACAGAGGATTTCTCGATAGAGGATCTTATTGCCGAGGAAGATATGGTGGTAACCATATCACATGCCGGCTATATCAAACGGATTTCCATATCATCATACAGAAAGCAATCGCGCGGCACTCGCGGCAAGATTGGCATGGAAACAAAGGAAGAGGATTTTGTTGAGCATATGTTTGTAGCATCCACTCATCAGTATATACTTTTCTTCACCGAACACGGCAAATGCTATTGGCTGAAAGTGCATGAGGTGCCCCAAGGAGGCAGATTGGCTAAGGGCAAACCGATTGTTAATATGATTGGGATTCACAAGAAGGACAGCATTGCGGCTTTTGTGCCGGTGCGCAATTTCGATGATCCGGGTTGTATTGTGATGGCAAGCAAAAAGGGTCAGATTAAGAAGACTGAATTACACGCTTTTTCCAACCCGCGGCGGGATGGCATTATTGCTATGAATATTCCAAGTGATGATCAGGTAGTAGAGGTTGGATTCACCGATGGTTCCTGCGATATTATCCTGGCAACTCGTCAGGGACAGGCGATAAGATTCCCCGAAAGCAAAGTCCGTTCGATGGGCAGAACTGCTTATGGCGTACGCGGCATCAATTTGGCTAAGGAAGACTATGTAATAGGCATGGTTGTTGTGAAACGGGAAGGAACATTATTAACTGTTACCGAAAACGGTTGCGGCAAGCGTTCTAATATTGCTGACTACCGCGTAACCAACCGCGGCGGCAAAGGGATTATCAATATTAAGGCATCCAAGCGCAACGGTTTGGTAGTTGCCATAAAAGAAGTTGTAGGCGATGATGAATTATTATTGATTACGCTTAAGGGAATTATCAATCGCATTTCCGTAAGCCAGATAAGAAGCATAGGCCGCAATACTCAAGGTGTCCGCTTGATAGGGCTTGACCCGGGGGATAGGCTTATAGATGTTGCCCG
- a CDS encoding small multi-drug export protein codes for MMTLIYAIILSLLPIAELRGGIPYAYLSGQPIWLAYVVCVAANFLVGPIMFIFLETLHKLLIKWSFYEKLFDKFIRRVRKKTSHLIEKYGFWGITIFVAIPLPVTGAYTGTVAAWLFGLDKKKSLLAVLAGVCISGIVVSSVLYFGIGGFEFLYKKVG; via the coding sequence ATGATGACACTCATTTATGCTATAATTCTGTCGCTTTTACCGATTGCAGAACTCAGGGGCGGTATCCCTTATGCTTACCTGTCCGGTCAACCAATCTGGTTGGCGTACGTTGTTTGCGTAGCCGCCAATTTCTTGGTTGGGCCGATTATGTTTATATTCCTCGAAACCCTGCATAAACTTTTAATAAAATGGTCATTTTATGAAAAACTTTTCGATAAATTCATCCGACGAGTGCGAAAAAAAACATCTCATCTTATCGAGAAATACGGTTTCTGGGGAATTACTATATTCGTAGCCATACCTTTGCCGGTAACCGGCGCCTATACCGGCACAGTTGCCGCCTGGCTTTTTGGCCTCGATAAGAAAAAATCTCTGCTGGCGGTGCTGGCAGGTGTCTGCATATCGGGTATTGTGGTCTCAAGCGTGCTGTATTTCGGTATCGGGGGGTTTGAGTTTTTATATAAAAAAGTGGGCTGA
- the motA gene encoding flagellar motor stator protein MotA, whose protein sequence is MIAIVGFIIVLVGVLGGFVWEGGQLMVLFQPAEFLIIGGCALGSLIVASPIKIIKLMMSDIIGVLKPPPSKEYYVNLLVMLYEVFQGARKDGLVAMETHIENPQESKILTNYPDFLANHHLLNFFVDTMRLILSGGVPAHDLEALIDNDLDKMHEDEGKSPASINKMGDALPGFGIVAAVMGIVLTMGAIGGPPEVIGHKVGAALVGTFLGILLSYGFVAPLASNIEILNSEKSQSFTLVKQALLGFHKGMAPSIAVEFARRSIGADIRPGFIELEEACKATRDKG, encoded by the coding sequence ATGATTGCTATTGTTGGTTTTATTATTGTATTAGTCGGAGTGCTTGGCGGTTTTGTTTGGGAGGGCGGCCAACTTATGGTGCTGTTCCAGCCGGCCGAGTTTTTGATTATCGGCGGCTGTGCGCTTGGTTCTCTTATCGTTGCCAGCCCGATAAAGATTATTAAGCTAATGATGAGCGATATAATAGGAGTATTAAAACCTCCCCCTTCAAAAGAATATTATGTTAATCTCTTAGTTATGCTTTATGAAGTATTTCAGGGAGCGCGTAAAGATGGCTTGGTAGCGATGGAAACGCATATAGAAAACCCCCAGGAAAGTAAGATATTAACCAATTATCCGGATTTTTTAGCCAATCATCACCTGTTAAACTTTTTTGTTGATACGATGAGACTTATTCTATCGGGCGGTGTTCCAGCTCACGATTTAGAAGCGCTAATTGATAATGATCTCGATAAAATGCATGAGGATGAAGGCAAATCTCCGGCCTCTATTAATAAGATGGGCGATGCGCTCCCTGGTTTTGGTATTGTTGCCGCTGTAATGGGTATAGTACTTACTATGGGCGCAATTGGCGGTCCGCCTGAAGTAATCGGCCATAAAGTAGGCGCCGCCCTGGTGGGAACTTTTCTTGGTATTCTGCTTTCCTATGGTTTTGTTGCGCCGTTAGCTTCAAATATAGAAATCTTAAATTCCGAAAAGTCGCAAAGTTTTACTCTTGTTAAGCAAGCCCTTCTCGGCTTCCATAAAGGCATGGCGCCATCTATTGCAGTTGAATTCGCCAGACGTTCGATAGGCGCGGATATTCGCCCCGGATTCATCGAGCTTGAAGAAGCCTGTAAGGCGACTCGGGATAAAGGCTAA
- a CDS encoding Na/Pi cotransporter family protein — translation MIKELIFLFVGGLGMFLFGMRLMSDGLKATTSDKIKRILTLLTKNRFLAVLLGTGLTALIQSSSGMTVITIGLVNSGLLTLSQAIGVVMGANIGTTLTAWLVSFMGVFKITDYALIAVGIGFFMTLAPRGSSFRGRGQVLIGLGLLFLGLGFMKDAFHPLRESPAIINALQTLSVQPILAVIVGAAATILLQSSSATIAIVQLLAFQGLIDINTAIPLVLGENIGTTITAQIAAFNTNINARRTAMAHTLFNLIGTAYILPLVSLGIYLKFINLLIPGQVTTTNIMIYIAVSHSAFNIINTIIMLPLVKYLEKGAILLTPKGSNKINGMPKYLDRRVMKSPATALVQARNEVLRMAQMCREAIELSYTSFTNKDAKLFKKLIELEDAIDNLQGEITRFLVDLSQQHLEPLQSEELPVWMHSVNDLERIGDHTENLMELTERSIKLKTYLPPEAKKELQTMFKTIIEMSDNILLAIENNDRDRAYGALSCENRINHLFIEFRDSQIRRLNSGECKAIDGILFIDVINNLEKIGDHYTNIAQAVLKDFQYSYDEIKLPSPAKQQ, via the coding sequence TTGATTAAAGAACTGATATTTCTTTTTGTCGGCGGTTTGGGTATGTTCCTTTTTGGTATGCGGCTTATGTCGGATGGTTTAAAGGCGACTACCAGCGATAAAATCAAACGTATTCTCACGCTTCTGACAAAGAACCGTTTCTTAGCGGTTTTGCTTGGCACAGGTTTAACAGCGCTTATTCAGTCCTCCAGCGGGATGACAGTTATTACAATTGGGCTGGTCAATTCCGGTTTGCTAACGCTTAGCCAGGCAATTGGTGTAGTCATGGGCGCTAATATCGGGACCACATTAACTGCTTGGCTGGTATCGTTTATGGGCGTATTTAAGATAACCGATTATGCGCTTATAGCGGTTGGCATAGGCTTTTTTATGACTTTAGCTCCCCGGGGTAGTAGTTTTCGCGGTCGGGGGCAGGTGCTTATTGGTTTAGGATTATTATTCCTTGGGCTTGGTTTTATGAAAGACGCTTTTCATCCATTACGGGAAAGCCCGGCAATTATCAATGCTCTTCAGACTCTAAGCGTGCAACCGATTCTGGCGGTAATAGTTGGCGCAGCTGCCACAATCCTGCTTCAATCGTCCTCAGCAACAATTGCAATAGTACAGCTTCTGGCATTCCAGGGTTTAATTGATATCAATACAGCGATACCTTTGGTTCTGGGGGAAAATATAGGCACTACGATTACTGCTCAGATTGCCGCCTTTAATACAAATATAAACGCTCGACGAACTGCTATGGCACATACGCTTTTCAATTTAATAGGAACAGCTTATATATTACCATTAGTCTCTCTTGGCATATATCTAAAATTTATCAATTTACTAATACCAGGGCAAGTAACAACAACCAATATCATGATTTATATTGCTGTATCTCACAGTGCATTTAATATTATAAATACTATTATAATGCTCCCATTAGTGAAATATTTGGAAAAAGGAGCGATATTACTTACGCCAAAAGGCAGCAATAAGATTAATGGCATGCCGAAATATCTCGACCGGCGGGTTATGAAATCTCCCGCCACTGCTTTAGTTCAGGCAAGAAATGAGGTCCTTCGAATGGCGCAGATGTGCCGAGAGGCGATTGAACTGTCTTATACCTCATTTACAAATAAGGATGCCAAGCTTTTCAAGAAGCTTATTGAACTTGAAGATGCAATCGATAATCTTCAAGGGGAAATCACCCGTTTCTTGGTAGATCTTTCCCAGCAGCATCTTGAACCATTGCAGTCGGAGGAGTTGCCGGTGTGGATGCATTCGGTAAACGACCTCGAACGGATTGGTGACCATACGGAAAATCTGATGGAGTTGACAGAACGATCAATTAAACTGAAAACCTACCTTCCTCCGGAGGCAAAAAAAGAATTGCAAACCATGTTTAAGACCATAATTGAGATGAGCGATAATATTTTGCTGGCGATTGAAAACAATGACAGGGATAGAGCTTACGGGGCGTTGTCATGCGAGAACAGAATTAACCATTTGTTTATTGAGTTTCGTGATTCGCAGATTCGCAGGCTCAATTCGGGCGAATGCAAAGCTATTGATGGAATATTATTTATTGATGTTATCAATAATCTTGAAAAAATAGGCGACCATTATACCAACATTGCGCAGGCTGTATTAAAGGATTTTCAATACAGTTATGACGAGATAAAACTGCCGTCGCCAGCCAAACAACAGTAA
- the rsmI gene encoding 16S rRNA (cytidine(1402)-2'-O)-methyltransferase, protein MTRTTENAGKLYVVSTPIGSLDDMTFRAVNVLKSADIIASEDTRHTSILLKHYDIKTKQMSYHDYNKEKQTPRILSLLLEGQNAAVVSDAGTPGISDPGFYLIRECIRNDIGIIPIPGASSVMAAIVISGLPTDRFCFEGFLPKTKGKLTNRLDELKNDKRTLIFFESPYRITKTLTVMIEVFGDRNAFVGRELTKKFEQAYRHNLSELLDIFEQKTPKGEFVLVVAGNRDNIG, encoded by the coding sequence ATGACTCGAACAACTGAAAATGCTGGCAAACTTTATGTAGTCTCCACTCCCATAGGCAGTTTAGATGATATGACTTTCAGAGCGGTTAATGTACTGAAATCCGCAGATATTATTGCCTCGGAGGATACCCGTCATACATCGATTCTGCTTAAACACTACGATATAAAAACAAAGCAGATGTCATATCACGATTACAACAAAGAGAAGCAGACGCCTCGAATTCTGTCTTTATTGCTTGAGGGGCAAAATGCGGCTGTTGTTTCGGATGCCGGCACACCGGGGATTTCAGATCCCGGATTTTATCTAATACGCGAGTGTATTAGAAATGATATAGGTATTATTCCAATCCCGGGAGCATCCTCTGTGATGGCGGCTATTGTTATTTCAGGTTTACCAACTGACAGGTTTTGCTTTGAGGGGTTTCTTCCAAAAACGAAGGGCAAATTAACAAACAGGTTGGATGAACTGAAAAATGACAAACGCACCCTTATATTTTTTGAATCTCCCTATAGAATAACCAAGACATTGACAGTAATGATAGAGGTGTTTGGAGACCGCAATGCTTTTGTGGGACGAGAACTAACTAAAAAATTTGAGCAGGCTTACCGTCATAATTTATCGGAGCTTTTAGATATATTCGAACAAAAAACTCCCAAAGGCGAATTTGTTTTAGTGGTTGCCGGCAACAGGGATAATATTGGCTGA
- a CDS encoding OmpA family protein has product MVEESEKERPIIIINKKGGHGGHHGGAWKVAYADFITSMMAFFLVMWLVSQDQIIKDNVAQYFNDPIGFGKGLKGKGSQSILKGGESILKNSNSAKLNTRAITEERAKEVLRQAGEKITDALSGMPNFEAFQDHIEIDLTEEGLRIELIESLSPTNDSSFFFRLGESELSATGKEVIIPIAKELGKLNNKVIIEGHTDARQFAYGRIYSNWELSADRANAARKFMTANGLKDKQIEGVMGYAANRLKFPDNPLDARNRRVSILVLRDLSEHQIESMESHEIIDGNIVVD; this is encoded by the coding sequence ATGGTTGAAGAGTCTGAAAAAGAACGGCCAATAATAATCATCAACAAAAAGGGCGGGCACGGCGGCCATCACGGCGGCGCCTGGAAAGTTGCCTATGCCGACTTTATAACTTCAATGATGGCTTTTTTTTTAGTCATGTGGCTGGTTAGCCAAGACCAAATTATTAAAGACAATGTTGCCCAATATTTTAACGACCCCATCGGATTTGGAAAAGGCTTAAAAGGAAAAGGAAGCCAATCAATATTAAAGGGGGGAGAATCGATTCTTAAAAATTCAAACTCTGCAAAACTAAATACAAGAGCTATAACCGAGGAACGAGCCAAAGAAGTCCTTCGTCAAGCCGGCGAAAAAATAACCGATGCGCTTTCCGGAATGCCAAACTTCGAGGCATTTCAAGATCATATTGAAATTGATTTGACAGAAGAGGGTTTGAGAATTGAACTTATCGAATCATTAAGCCCTACCAATGATTCATCTTTCTTTTTCAGGTTGGGAGAATCCGAACTTTCGGCAACCGGTAAAGAAGTTATAATTCCTATTGCCAAAGAGCTTGGGAAATTAAATAATAAAGTAATAATTGAGGGACATACGGATGCCCGTCAGTTTGCTTACGGACGAATCTATTCAAATTGGGAGTTGTCGGCAGACCGGGCTAACGCTGCACGCAAGTTTATGACTGCAAATGGCTTAAAAGACAAACAGATTGAGGGTGTTATGGGTTATGCCGCCAATCGTTTAAAATTCCCCGATAACCCATTAGATGCCCGCAACAGACGTGTTTCCATACTGGTTCTTCGAGACCTTTCCGAACATCAGATTGAATCTATGGAATCACACGAGATAATCGACGGCAATATCGTTGTAGATTAA